In Penaeus vannamei isolate JL-2024 chromosome 24, ASM4276789v1, whole genome shotgun sequence, the genomic stretch TTGTCCCTTCCATGTCCAGCTTATATTTCCAGCGGATCAAGAGCCAATCAAAGACAAATATTGCTGCTGATATTATTTTGATGGCTGTGCATATACCAACATATCTGAAATTTTTTTTCAAGATGAGTTAAAAAATCATATGCAGAAAACCAATGTTAAAGATTACAATTTCATATCaacaatacctcccccccccaaaaaaaaaaagtaaatctaaTGTGACCAGTAATTAAAATTGTTCTTAATAAAGTCAACTTCATTTTAAACACAAATTTcttgaggagaaaaaaaaattgaataaataaaagcaacaagTGTCACTTGAAATTCACATATTTATAGCATAATATAGGTGACAACAGACAAAACATTCCTAGGAAACACTTGAAACTTTCTAGCAACAACTGTGACCCTGAACAGATGTAGAAAGACCTTTTTGGAAATTGTCCATAACCTCCATTGTTTTGTCTGTTCACCCTTGTTCCCCATGAATTTAGTGAGATTTCTGGCACATTTATGAGGGCATAATCCCATGCAAGTAGGATCCAGTACCTAGTTTACACAGTCATGGGCCAACAGGACAAGCAACTATATACCTGCCTCTTTGAAACTACCTTTGGAAGACAAGGCATTACAATATATTTTTTAGAGGAAATCTGAAGAGGCAACCATCTGATTGAAAAATATAAGCAAACTATCATGTGTTCTTTCGCAATGAGATTATAATTACCAAAAATATCCATCTTTCACAGAAAAGTATAGAATTTTACTTCCAACCTATAtccaatttttaaaaatctatttcacCCTCTTTTTTTTGCAATGGCTAATGTGGTAGAGAAACCAGAAAAAATCACAGCTTACCTGAACCTAAATGCTTCAATGTCATAAATGAGACATctgcctcccttttctccacAAGAACTCTTCCAAAGGAGACAAGTGGAGTCAATCACAGATCCAAACATGATTGGTGCCGGGATGTATGCAATGAGGCGGAATATCACAAACTGCACACCCAGAGCAAAcgatctctcttcttcatctacaGACCTATAAGGGAAAAATTACATTAACTccttacaaatacatgcatatgtatactaaAGGGACTCTTACTTATCtaattcttattcatatcatagtcaaaaaaaaagaaagaaaagaaaagaaaagaaaagaaaagaaaaaaaaaaaaagttcaccaTATTCTCTTTAGGAAACACCGGTAAGATCTATGATTTTCTATAAACACATACCTGAGCACAATCATAAGTAAGGGCATCTGACTTATGGCTACAACAGTGCACATGAAAAACAGAAGGATCATGAAAGGCATGATGGTGTTGCATGGGTAATAGCAAGGCCCTGCAGTAGCCACTGGGACAACAGTCACTTCAGAAAAACCACCCCCGGACGCAGAGGATGAGAGGAACGGTGATGACTGATTGCCTTCTCCCAGGATACCTGCAAAGAAACTCATTTAATACCTAAAAGTCAAGTGTATgccatatgtacatttataattaAGCTATAGGAAATGCCTTAAATTTCAAGTGAAATTTCATGATCTTTATCAAATAATTTTTTCTGCCTCTTATTACTTAAATTAAAACAAACTATAACCTTAATCAACTTACAGGTGCAATTAGCAAATTTGTCTTGCTGCGAGTAAGAGGTGCAGCCAGCATGACATGCAGAGAAATATGTTAGTCCATTGTTGCCACACACAGGCTCTACCAGCGATGAGGAGCAGGAGCATCCTGTGTTGCACCAAGCAGTCAAGTTCACTTGAAATGAGCCTGCGTTGTCTAGGCGATTGGGGGTATTTGCCACCGAGTGTGCCATTGTGCtgtggaaagaaaggagtgatttgtaaaatatacagaaaaattgACTTAGCAGTTCTATACTACACTGAGCATGAAGAGAATAAGTATTTAGAAGACTATGATACACTGCATAAACACTGAAAATATTATACtgtcacacataaataaaaacaaaatatataaagataacataGTCAATAAGGATTTCCAAACTGAATCAATCattcaacaaacaaagaaagaaaaaatatatgtcatACTTATTAAAATATGGAGAAGTGGTGCCTGCCATCTTGACATTGTCACACCCCAGGACAAAGAGGAGGCCATAGAAACTGAGGCCAATTAAATTGAAAGCCATGACCATCTGTATGGCACCCTTTGGTCTGAGGCTAAACCGCTTCAGCAGGTAGCCACCAAGGAAGATACCAATACAAGCACCAGGTATTGCAATACCACCTGTTGAAAAAATACCTTGtctaaaaatacaaatacatagaaagaaaTGCATCGTCTATAGTCCTAAACAGCTTTACTGAAATCAAAGCAATCCAAATACATTAAACCTGACTTGACAAAAacttgaaatacaaaaaaaataaatacttccAGTCATTGACATTGTCTATCAACTATTGCATTCCCAAACTCTACCCCTATAGCACAAACTTACCAGTAAAAATGGAGGCTTgaatattagaaagagagaactgAGTCTCTAAATACTTGGGCAGAAATACAATGAATCCAGACACAATGATGAGTTCCATGCATGCTCCCAAACATGTCATCACATAGATGGGGTTCACTAACAGCTTCAGCATTGACAGAGGAATGTCtgtaaattttaaaaatacattatttttatGTAGAAATACCTTTTTCAAATAAGTTGGTACTTATTGTTAACGTGGTTACCACAACAATGAGTCATGAGCATAAACAGAGCAACTGGAAGATGTACTTGTCATGTGTGACAAAACAATGGCAAAGTATATTACAAGTGTCATCTGCAGAGATGGGATGGGACAGATCACTTAAATTATCCATAACCTATAAAAACCCTAACAAAATCATGAGACTAGGTAATTATGAATACACAACCTACAGAGCAGCCCTAAAACAGGCGGACAGCAAAGCAAAGTCTTCCCCCCACatatccccccaaccccactgCAAAAACCTGTTTCTGTCTCACATTATCACTTCCCTGTCCTACAAAAAGCCCTCCATCTCACTCTACAATTACCCACAGCCACTTTAGAGTCCATACCTCGCACATCCTTGCCATAAACACGCTTGGTGGACAACGTAGAATGTCGAGAGCAGGTGGACGTCTGGGACTTTGTACGCCGGTGACCTTTGTGGAACTCTTTagtcttctcttccattctcactttttctttttctttctgttatgtaGAGAGATAGGAGATTGTACCAGGAAATCATATGGCTAGAACCAGAATTGTTTAGTTTAAAGGTCCTTTTGGAGATGTAGTTTTAGAGTATTACATTCCTCaaataggaaaataatatataattataaagataaaatcaaaagTATTATTCACCAAAAAAATAATCTTCCTCACCTTCAAAGTCTTGGGGAACATGAAGAATGGAATGGAGATCATGAGCAGCATTAACCCACATAACAGGAACCCGCCCCACCACATGCCAATCCATCTTGGGTGCTTGTGATCTGGGGAAGAACAATATGATTTCTATCAAAACTTTAATTTATTTTGTCTTACATTCATGCATTAATAAATCTTATggttaagaaaatagaaaaaataatatatattatgattttccCATGAATGAattctggagagagagaaaaaaattctcaTGAAAACTTCATTTCagttaaaataattttaaaaatcttataCAAAAAGTAAAGATGACAGACATTTTGATTTAAtctgaatttttaaaaatttaaaactaCATGACATAAAAATGActcaaaaaaaacaaacttacttGCTTGCATGACTGACGTGTCAACAAACAAGGTGTCAACGTAGTAGGAAATGAGGTAAGCGCCAAGTAGGAATCCGAGAACAGGACCAAAGGCAACCATGGTGTAGATAATTCCTGGAATGGAAGTCATGTTCAGTTTACAAATCACATCACTctgctaaaaataatgaaaacgtaATCATCCAACATAACTTTCACTTGACAAAGCAAATGTATCTCTGATTGGAAGTCCAATCCAATACAAATTCCCAGAAAGTATCAGAAGTTCTTAGTAGTATAaaaatacattaacacacacacacacacacagaccccccatacagactctctctctctcacacacacacacacacacacacacacacacacacacacacacacacacacacacacacacacacacacacacacacacacacacacacgcacacacacacgcacacgcacacacacacacacacacacacacacacacacacacacacacacacacacacacacacacaccacacacatatccacTCACCTATATACATGGATGAGCTCTCTCTCTTGACGTGGTCGTCGATGTAGGTGGTTCCGAGCGTGAAGAGGGGCGAGCCGCCGGCGCCGAGCAGCAGCTGCGCCAGCATGAAGAACAGCACAGGCATCACGTTGCTGCGGGAGCCCTTGATGCAGTTGTCAGGCTTGCCGTACTGGATGCTGTTGTGCGAGCCTAGGGGCACGCCCTTCGACAGGTCTGCAGAGTAGAAGTTATTGCCCATGAAAAATACATTTGATAATATCTTGAGTTCTGTCGTCACTCGTATACTGCAAGAATGACGAAATAACCTCAATATTGGTAATATTTTTTCTGTTAGCTCTTCGTTTTGATTACTCATTGACACAGCAAGAAGGCTGATAGATGAGCTCAGAAATATAAACTTCCTCCAGCCATAAAATTCGAAAACCTGGCCACCGCGCACTCACCGGGCAGCGTTCCGAAGCCGAGGTCGGAGAGGCGTTCGGAGGTGTCGTCCCGCACGCGCGCGTTCCGGCAGATGTGTTTCGAGTCGGTGTCGTTGATGGTCTCCAATTCGATGGACCAGCGGTCGGAGATGAGCTGCGGCATCACGAACAGCATCGAGCCAATGCCCATGACGCAGCAGCCTGGAAACGGGAGGGTACATAATAAGAAAGGAACAAGTGTGCCGTCCCAAGATTGGAAAGAAGTTCAACTACCGAGACGTCCcgaaaaataatcatatatcGAATGAATTAGACAACACAAAAGCTATATCAAAGGAAGTAACGATGACGATAtgaaaaaaactaacaataacGGCCATTAAAATCAACATGGAAGTTACGATGATCATATCAAACAAACTAACAATAACGGTCATGACAATCAACACGAACAAAATCAACAACCAACGACCCCGCTGCTCCTGGCGCTCCCGAGACCCGCGAGCGAGCGCACTCACCGACGCCGATCCAGACGGGAATTCTTCTCTTCGACCCCAAATACGAAACGAAGATGACCGTGATGACGTTGCCGATCTCGTACATGGAGGAGATGACCCCCGTGAGCGAGGAAGGGATCTCGTAGCGCTTCTCTATCGTGGTGATGACGGAGTTCAGGTAGCCCGACGCCAGGGCTTGCTGGATGGTCACCAGGACCGACAGCAGGAACACGAAGATctgtgggcagggggagggacgcGTCAGAGGACTTGAAGTAGGATGACGATATCGGACTCAATTAATGCCCAAAAAGGACCAAATCATTGAATAGTTATACATGTAACTTCCAACCGCCAAATGACTTTAAAGCAACactacgaatatatgtatgtaaaaggagagtataaataaataaataaataaataaaatcttaaaaaatcAAACTTGTGATACGAATATCTATATGTCAAAGGCACGTGAAAAAGGATGATATATTCAACACATTTCCTTTACGGACACAAACATATGTACgtgaggagaataaaagagataaatgacTTTTTTTCCACCCTCCTTTTACCGTAAAGAGGTTTCCCTGTCAGAGAAACATGGCCACCATTACCCCGAGGAAAGGCGGTCAACATCACCACACAATTCAAGCAACATCACTTCCTAAACTCACCTCCACGACAGCATATCCCTACCGCAGTTATCCTTGCCTTCAAACCATCAGATCCACAGAtccaaaataacagaaaaagacgTTAGGGAAAtaacaggaaaaagaggaaaaaaagaaaagagcatagaacaagagaaaaagacccccccccaaaaaaaaaaataaataaataaaaataacacgtagaatacacaaagaaaaaaaacgagaaaaaacaaagaaaagaacttAAACGTAGAAGAatgcacaaagaaaaaaagcgagaaaaaaacacatatcaagaaaaacataaacctagaaagaaaaagaccgagaaaaaatatatcaagaaaaacataaacgtagaagaataagcaaagaaaaaaaagcgagaaaaaaacacatatcaagaaaaacataaacgtagaagaatacacaaagaaaaaaagcgagaaaaaaaacatatcaagaaaaaacataaacgtagaagaatacacaaagaaaaaaagcgagaaaaaaaaaacatatcaataaaaatagacaaacaaaagacCACCTACCTTAATATTAGCAAGTTTCTGAAGGAAGGCGGGTCGGAAGCTGAAGAGGCCGCAGTCGTTGGAGTCCTCTGGCGGCGT encodes the following:
- the Oatp30B gene encoding solute carrier organic anion transporter family member 3A1, with product TSFYTLLRDPTLNPILNLNETPIQNLILHPPSRPHSRPHSKPLCVPRSSRGVCYSTTTSAPKPATPPEDSNDCGLFSFRPAFLQKLANIKIFVFLLSVLVTIQQALASGYLNSVITTIEKRYEIPSSLTGVISSMYEIGNVITVIFVSYLGSKRRIPVWIGVGCCVMGIGSMLFVMPQLISDRWSIELETINDTDSKHICRNARVRDDTSERLSDLGFGTLPDLSKGVPLGSHNSIQYGKPDNCIKGSRSNVMPVLFFMLAQLLLGAGGSPLFTLGTTYIDDHVKRESSSMYIGIIYTMVAFGPVLGFLLGAYLISYYVDTLFVDTSVMQANHKHPRWIGMWWGGFLLCGLMLLMISIPFFMFPKTLKKEKEKVRMEEKTKEFHKGHRRTKSQTSTCSRHSTLSTKRVYGKDVRDIPLSMLKLLVNPIYVMTCLGACMELIIVSGFIVFLPKYLETQFSLSNIQASIFTGGIAIPGACIGIFLGGYLLKRFSLRPKGAIQMVMAFNLIGLSFYGLLFVLGCDNVKMAGTTSPYFNNTMAHSVANTPNRLDNAGSFQVNLTAWCNTGCSCSSSLVEPVCGNNGLTYFSACHAGCTSYSQQDKFANCTCILGEGNQSSPFLSSSASGGGFSEVTVVPVATAGPCYYPCNTIMPFMILLFFMCTVVAISQMPLLMIVLRSVDEEERSFALGVQFVIFRLIAYIPAPIMFGSVIDSTCLLWKSSCGEKGGRCLIYDIEAFRFRYVGICTAIKIISAAIFVFDWLLIRWKYKLDMEGTMTVGDIVNSLMSVDKNEDESSDELEKTVWLPELQGTQHVVPHAPAGAPHSTSATVSAPSTAQSNHYHHRRNGSLINRSQLPPHGPGHKRSQSGSYIPPRPWAGLYQHRRSHSSSGYQHLPLPSGPPPQGILATQPGHQRRASSGQQVTFRGLAEDPSDLTGVRVVVQGHTSSPDEDDIAIKV